In the genome of Phacochoerus africanus isolate WHEZ1 chromosome 5, ROS_Pafr_v1, whole genome shotgun sequence, the window CAGGGGGCCTCTAAGAGCACAGGCCGTGGGTGGACGTGTGTCAGGGGGCCCATCAGATCTCCCCACCCAGCTGATATGTGGGAGAGTCAGGACTGTGTTTGGGACACATAGCGGGTGATTAATAAATGGCCGAGTCACTGTGCCATGAGTGAGGGAGCAGGCTGGCATGCAGAAGGTTCCATGTGGGAAAGACTTATGAAACTGGGGCCAGCAGCTAGGCAGTGACTGGGACGGCAGGTGGGGCCAATAGCAATGGTATGGATGCTCCCCACGGGGCCACACAAAGGCCCTGCTCCCAGCACCCTGCCTCATTGTCCACTGGTCAATCTGGAAGGTCTTCTCCTAGGCCCCTGACATGTAAGTGCTTGTTGAACAGGGAGAGCCTCCTACCTACTCTGCTGTGCTAGCGGATGGACAGTTGTTTGTGGCACCCGCCTCTCCTATGAGGCAGGCTGAGGACCTCTGGGCCCAAGGCCATGTGGACCTGGGAGGTGCAGCCCTGGTGAGGGCTCCAGATGCTGGACACATGACAGACCCGCTGACCCTCCGAATCTGCCCTCATGACAAGCAGGGTTGCCTGTCTGAGCCCTACaggctcttttgtcttttggtttgtttgggttttttgggtttttttttttaggccacacctgcagcatacagaagtttctaggctaggggtcaaatcggagctgcaaatgccagcctacaccatagccacagtaacgccagatctgagccacgtctgtgatctacaccatagctcatggcaatgccggatccttaacccactgagcgaggccagggatcaaaccagcatcctcatggatactagttgggctcgttactgctgagccacaacggggactcccatTAGGGGCTTGTTGAGTGTGTTACAAGGTTCACTAGGCCTCTTTGCAGCTCCTGCTCCCACAGAGGGAAGACTCTGGCAGGCACTATGTCTCTGAGCAAGGACTGAGAGCTGAGTGGGGTGTGGGGGTGCCCACGGCCAGGTGAACCCACCCCGCAAGGCCTGGGAGaggccaggcacagccacagggCTCTGCACCAAAGGCCTCAAGTCCCGACAATGGGTCAGCAGCCCAGTGGGGTAAGGGGTGGGCTGGTGGTGGAGCCACCTGTCTCACCTGAGCTCCTACTGCCGGGGCGCCACATCCATCATGGGCTTCTGGACGCCGAAGGCAGTGATGAAGATGTTGACCACGACGATGATGAAAACCAGGCCGGTGGCCAGATTGTTGAGGAAGTCCAGCTTGGCATGCTTGGCAGGGTTGTTGAGGTCGTACCTGACTGTGGGTGAGAGGGAGCAGACAGTGCCCAGGGATGTGCGACACTGCAGGGCCCTCTTCTGTCCCCCAGAGGGAGACCTGTCTGCTTTAATACACCATGGACAAGGGACCCTGGCCTGAGCTGTCCACCGTCTGTGGCCTGAGCGCTGCAGCCCCCGCTTGCTCCATGAGCAGAAGCTCAGAGGATCCCGGCGCCTGGTCATGACATGGAAAGCGTGGAGGCCCAGGCATCAATGTTAAGGCACAATGTGCTGAACATGCACAGGAAAGCACCTTTCTGAGCACCAGTGCGTGGTAATCCAGCCATCCTCACGCCTACCCCAGGCCATCCTTATGCTGactttacaggtaaggaaacagaggcccaagAGGTCATGTGACCTGCCTGATGTTACACAGCCAGGCAGAGGTGGACCTGAGTCCAAAGTTCTTGCTGCTCCCAGTCTTGCCTCTCACCTGGGGGGCAGGACTACCATCTAGTCCCTATAGACCATGGTAAGGACTAGAGGGTATACAGTAGGTGCCCAATGTGTGCCAACTCTTAGTATGATTATGACATTTTCCTTCATCCTCAGCCCAGGTGAGTGGAAGGCTAGACATGGGGTGGGGTGCTCTCTgggtaccacagtgggaactccattttggtTTGGATTGGGTGGTTTTTCTGGTGGTGTGCccagtatgtgaaagttcctgcgccagggattgaacctgcaccacagcagtgaaccaaacTGCTATAGtgaaaaagccagatccttaacctgctgcaccacaagggaactctgctgGAGCTAAATTTTGGACCATGTGGCCTAATGATGACAGGTGGGGCTCCCATGTAGCTCGACAAGGGCCTGAAGACCCACTCAGGGCGTTACCATCAGGTAAGTGACCCACCCCAGGGGTTGCACAGGGAAAATCAGCTGACGGTGGGGCAGGGGTGTCCCAGGCCCTCCCACCGCTGGGCCTCCTGCCCAGGCACATACCAAGGAAGATGAGCAGCACGCCCACGCCAACCTGCAGCACGAGCGAGATGGAGATGAGGACCACCAGGGGGATGAAGAAGGCGAAGCTGGGGCCCTGCTCGATGACGGCCTTCAGCTGGGAGGCATTGGCCATCAGCAGTGCGATGTCCAGCATGCTCTCAGCCGCGCTCTTCTTATTGGCATAATGGTTCATGTTGATGGGGCGG includes:
- the NINJ1 gene encoding ninjurin-1, with amino-acid sequence MDSRLEDYELNGDLRPVSPSSPDASPPRWGRNRPINMNHYANKKSAAESMLDIALLMANASQLKAVIEQGPSFAFFIPLVVLISISLVLQVGVGVLLIFLVRYDLNNPAKHAKLDFLNNLATGLVFIIVVVNIFITAFGVQKPMMDVAPRQ